Within Dysgonomonas sp. HDW5A, the genomic segment AGCAATTGGCTGCAAATGCCGAACGTGCTTCTATCAAATATAAACAAGTGGAATATATGTCGGATAAAATCGGGCGTGTATTTAAGGCTGTAATTTCGGGTGTTGCCGAATGGGGCGTATATGCCGAAATTGAAGAAAACAAATGCGAAGGATTGGTACCTATGCGTGAGCTGGATGACGATTTCTACGAATTTGATGAAAAGAATTATTGTTTGAGAGGTCGCCGCAGTAAAAAAGAGTATCGTCTGGGAGACGAAATCAATGTGAAAGTTATTAGAACCAATCTTGAAAGAAAGCAATTGGACTTCACTATTGTAGACTGAAATGATTTTTCTAATTTTGTAGGCTAAATTGTAGATAGTGAGGTCTGAGATAAGACCTCCTTTGATAACTTTAGCTGATATACTAGTGATAGTTATAGTTTATATATTAGGAGTGTTAGTGTTTACTTAATAAGATAATTAGGTGTTATTTAACTCGGCAGGCTTCGCTGTATTTTTTATTTTTGTGTTCTCCCTTTATTGGTTTGTTTTTAATAAATCATTAAAATGGCAGAACATATTCTTGGCTGTTTGTAGTTATTTCTTCTATGGCTGCTGGGATTGGCGTTTCATGTTCTTGTTAGGCTTTTCTACCTTTCTGGATTATTTTTCCGGATTGAAGATTTTTGAGTCAAACACCGCTTCGAAGAAGAAATTCTGGCTAATACTCAGTGTGGGGCTGAATCTTGGGTTTCTCGGATTCTTCAAATACTATAACTTCTTTATCGAATCGTTTGCCGAATTGTTGTCGTCTGTAGGTTTCACACCTCATATGACAACTCTAAATATTATCTTGCCTGTAGGTATTTCATTCTATACATTTCATGGATTGTCCTATGTTTTCGATATCTATTTCGGAAAGATAAAACCAACCCGCAATTGGATTGACTACTCGCTTTTCGTGAGTTTCTTTCCTCTCCTGGTTGCAGGTCCTATCGAAAGAGCAACGCATTTACTTCCGCAAGTAGAAAAGCCAAGAGTATTTAACTATTCGAAAGCTGTAGATGGCTTAAGGCAGATTCTTTGGGGATTATTCAAAAAAGTTGTAGTAGCCGATAATTGTGCCGAATTGGCGAATACCATATTCAATAACCATCAACACTATTCGGGTAGTACTTTGGTATTGGGAGCTATGTTATTTGCTATACAGATATACGGCGACTTCTCAGGATATTCCGATATTGCTTTAGGTACGGCTCGCTTACTTGGATTCGAACTGTTGCAAAATTTCAGGTTTCCTTATTTCTCGAGAGATATTGCCGAATTTTGGAGACGCTGGCATATCTCGCTGTCTTCTTGGTTTAGAGACTATCTTTATTTCCCATTAGGCGGAAGCAGGGGAGGGATGGCTAAAACTATTCGTAATACATTCATTATATTTCTGGTCAGTGGATTCTGGCATGGAGCTAACTGGACATTCCTTGCATGGGGTGGACTGAATGCTCTGTTTATAATGCCATCCATTATATTCAAAACGAACAGGCGAAATCTGGATACGGTTGCTCAAGGACGGATGCTGCCCTCTATACGTGAATTTTGTCAATTGATTCTGACTTTCTGTTTGGCAAGTTTTGCCTGGATATTTTTTAGAGCAGAATCCATTACTGATGCTTTTATGTATATAAAAGAAATATTCTCTGCCACTTTATTTCAAAGCCCCGATGTTATATCAGGAAAAGTGATAGCTATTGTGGGAGTCTTTATGCTTATCGAATGGCTGGGGCGTGAAAATAAGTATGCGTTAGAGAAATTGACATTGAAATGGAAGCGTCCGCTTAGTTGGGCTTTCTATTATTTAATAATACTGGCTATACTTTGCTTTACAGGAAGTGAACAACAGTTTATATATTTTCAATTCTAAGGGATGAAGTCATTTTTAAAGAGTGTATTTCGATTTCTGATTATACCGATAGTAATTTTTTTACTGCTGGTTGTGGGTTATATTGTTTATGACCCTTTTCAAATTGTACATTCTTATGACAAATATACGTCACTGCAAGTTAATCGCAGTTATATGTCAACGGAGGTATTTCTTAAGAATTACAAGAAAGAACATTATAATTCGTTCATCTTTGGAAGTTCACGTATTTTCGGATATAATGTAGATTCTTGGAAAGAACATCTGGGAGCTGATGCCAGTGTTTATTCATTTGATTCGTACGGCGAAAAAATAGAGGCCGTTTACCATAAGCTGAAATTCCTCGATTCTCTGAATGTTGACATTAAGAACGTGTTATTGTGTCTTGATGTTGACTTTACTTTTAATTATAATGAGAATGAGCCTAAGTTTCTATATATGGAGCATCCGCTTCTTTCGGGAAAAGGTTGGTGCGATTTTCATGAGACTCATTTCTTAGCCTATTTGACACCTTCTTTTATTATTTCATTTTACGGAAATAGAATTTTAGGTCTCGAGAATAGTTATATTGGTCAACACTACTTCTTTGTTCAGGCGAGTTTCGATCCGAAGACGAATCGTCCTTTCAGATCAGATTTAGAGGAGCGTATTAAAAATGAGCCTGATTATTACGATGCACCTATGTTTTATCCTGTAAATGACACTCTGATAATAAGCCAGTTTATTCAGGTAGATAAACATCATGAAGAAACTCTTCGTGGAATAAAGGATATTCTGTCGAAACATAATACCAATTATAAGGTAGTTATTAATCCGCTTTATCCGCAAGTGAAGTTCAACCCGCAAGATATGGATGCAATTATAAGTGTATTTGGCAGTGAGTATGTATATGATTTCTCCGGAAGAAATGAGTTTACAACATGCAAGTATAATTATTACGAAGAGTCGCATTTCAGGCCTTTTGTAGGTGATAGCATTATGAATATTATTTATCGGAAATGATAAGGTCTCAGACCTTTTTATTACTTTGGCAAGTATCACAACTAGGGTTAGTTATGTCGATAAAATATCGCATTAAATATTTAACGCTACTTAAATCGGAGACTAATGCAAAACACCTATTGTGATATTTTTTAATTATGACTAATTTTGGTAAATATACTATATGAGGTCTGCGACCTCAATTTCGAAGAAAACCTAAAACAAAAAAAGATATGAAAAAAGTTGTATTGATCCGTCACGGTGAGAGTGTATGGAATTTGGAAAACAGATTTACAGGTTGGACAGATGTTGATTTAACTGAGAATGGTGTTAAAGAAGCAATCAAAGCCGGTAAACTTTTAAAAGAAAAAGGATTTAAATTCGAAAAAGCGTATACTTCATATTTGAAGAGAGCTAATAAAACATTGAATACAATCTTAGATCAAATGGATTTAGATTGGATTCCTGTTGAAAAATCTTGGCGTTTGAACGAAAAGCATTATGGTATGCTTCAAGGTTTGAACAAAGCAGAAACTGCTGAGAAATATGGCGATGAGCAAGTTCTTATCTGGAGACGTAGCTACGATGTTCCACCAACAGCATTAGCTGCTGACGATCCTCGTTCTCCATATCTTGATCCTCGTTACAAAGACGTAGATAAAAAAGACCTTCCTCTTACAGAAGCTTTGAAAGACACTGTGGAAAGAATACTTCCTTATTGGAATGATACTATTTTCCAAGCGTTGAAAGATCACGATGAGATTATTGTTGCTGCTCACGGTAACAGTCTTCGTGGTATAATCAAACACCTGAAAGGAATTTCTGATGAAGATATCGTATCATTGAATCTTCCAACAGCTGTTCCTTACTTATTCGAGTTTGATGACAACTTGAAACTTGTAAATGACGAATTCTTGGGTGATCCGGAAGAAATCAAAGCTTTGATGGATGCTGTAGCCAATCAAGGAAAAAAGAAATAAGGTTATGCTTATATAAAAAAGAAAGCCATCATTCATTTGAATGATGGCTTTCTTTTTTTAGTAATGCTGCAACTATTTAATTATTATTGAGCTTTTTGATTATTCTGTCTTCAAATAGCTGGATGAGATCATTGTATAGTGGAGGTATTGAGTCTGCCGTCCTATCTATGATAATCGTATCAGGAAGATATCCATATTTAATGATGCTTGTTAAATTTATTTTTGAAGAGTGATTATCTCCCGTGATATAAAAATGGGTATTTTCGTCATCTATCCGGATAGTGTCTGTATCTTTTAGCTTATTATAATCCAGTATTTTGGCTATGGCTTCTTTTATGTATTTATGATCTGATAAATATGTATGTCCTATACTGTCAAAAACAATAGTGCCGGCATAATATTTTTTGAGATAATTCACCCTTTCCATTTGGAGGTTATTGTATCTTTCTATTAACTTTTCCTTTGAGTAGGGGAATTGGTAACTATTCTCAATATTAACGAATTTGTATGTGGGTGTTGTTTGAAATATAGGTCGTTGACTTGTAGCAATAAATGAGAATAAGGATACTCCCATAATAGCATATTTCAGTATCGGATTTATTTCCTTGTATTTGAACTTCGAGAATAAGAAATAGGATAGTAATAGGCTGATAAGGGCTATGTTGTCACTCTGATCAACTACCCTGTTAATAGGTACACCGACTGAGTTTACTGTGTCGATTAATGGCTGTGAGTAGCTGCTTTTCCAGAAAATAAATAAAACGGCAATCACTATATGGACCTGTTTTTTGTATCGAGGCAATAGTGAACTGAAAAAGTATGCAAAGGCAAATAATCCTGCAAAATCAGATAGTTTTCCCGTTAACAATCCAGGAAATGCATACTTTAAATAAAAGTCATTTAAAAGTAGTAACAAAATAGAAAATATAAAAACAGGATGCTTTAGTTTCGACTTCATAACTGTGTAGTGAGGATATATAATTATAGACTTAGATTTAATTTATAAATGCCTCGTAACCTAGGCACTCGTTTTGTTTGGCAAACCGCGTATTCAAGTAATTATCGTAATATTCTTTGGAGTATTTAGCCGCCAGAGCCTTATCTTTTTCGCTACCGTTTAACACGATATTGTGCCAGTGTGTACGGCTCAGCATTAAGGTTGCAGAGGCTTTTTGTTCATTGTTTTGTGCTTTCTCGTAGGCTTTCTCGTAATACTCCTGAGCAATAGAAGCTGTCATATACGCACTTCTCCACGGGTCAAGCATCTTTATGTTCCCGTAATAGGCATCGCTTCCACTCCAACTATAAGAAACCATCATCCATGAATTGCCCCAATAAGTTGTGTTGAAAAAGGCATGCCCTAATTTGAGATAAGCATCTGCCGATTTTTTAGGATCACTTCCTTTGGCTGTTTTTTCAAGGTCGAGCAATGTTTTCACAAAACTGGTCTTATTAAACTTGTATGTGAAATCGCGGCTTTCTTGAGAATACAGATTCTTTGGTATAAAAGGGTCTTCATTCAAGTAGTCCTTAAAATAATACGTTGTATCCCAGAAGTCCTGTTTCATGTCGGCAAACGATTCATAGGCAGTTTGTAAATCCCTGTTACGAAATGCGATTGTACCTTTTAAATCTCTGTAAGCATCTATCGGATTGAAGGGTTGATCGCAGATGTACTGTTCGAATTCGCTCTTGTTCGTTTTTTGTAGGAGTGCGATTAGTTTGTCCATATCCGATACAGAAGCATTGTAGTCCAGTTGTCTCATAACTCCATAATAATCGGAAGAATACCCCTGTGTATTCCAAAATGCGTCTCCGTCATAACTACGGTCTTTATTCGATATGTTCTTTAAAAGACAGTAGGATACAATGTCTCCTTTTTTCTTCAATTCATTTGATAATGCCAGATCTAACGTGTAAATTATTCTGTTATAATTATCATAACTGGCGACATCCTCATTTTTAGAACTATACATGCTTTCTTTATGTCTGTTAGGCACTGCCCGAAGCTGTGATTTCAGCTTATTTATTTCACTGACATAGTTTTTCTTGAAGCTGCCAGTTGTTACATCATCGGTTTTGATGGATAGCCAAATATTTTCGATAGACTTTTGTAATAATATGGATGGATCGGCTTTAGACGATATGCTAGCCAAATATTCTTTGGCTTCGGCTCCATTTTCTTCCAATAGAGATAGATGAGCTAAGGCAATAGCATAATAATCTTTTTCGTCTTGTTGCTTGGTCTCATTTCTGAGTGTGATTACAAATACTTTAAGTCTTTTAAGGTATTCTAAGTCAGTCTCGAGATTCTGCTTTTTTATTTCGGCTGTCTCTTCGTCATCATTCCAACTATACCGATACTGGTATGCTCGTGAGAACGGATTTTCTTCCGATTTTAAGTAAATAGAACTTATTAACCAATCTTCCAGTTTATTTATCTCACGCATAACCATAAATGTGAGGTACTGACTGTTTTTATCCAGATTATGGATGTTCTGTATAGAATCTAAAGTACGTCCCGGGTTTTGGATTGATCTGAGTACGACCTCTATACTTTTTTCTTTATCGGTGAATGTTGAAGGTGTAGGGATATTGTAATTGTACAATTGCACGGCTCTGAGTTTTTTCTCATCGCTACTGTCAAAAACCTGAATATAATACAGATTGGCATCGGCTTTTCTTTCGAGCCTGTCCAATGACATGGCCTTGAACAATCCCGCCCATACAGACATTAGACTGTTGGGATTAATTGTTTTAAAATAAGTGTCGAATATTTCGGAAGCCTCTTGGTATTCCTCCAATTGCCAGCTTAAACGCACTGCCTGAAATGCATATCGCTCTTTTAAAAATGCAGATTTTACAGTGTTTAGCTTTGCCTTTGCTTCAGCCAGTAATTCGTATTTTTGGGCTATACTTTTATTAGGGGCTTTATTAGGTTCATCTTTCCATTCTTCGAAGTTGGCATCGGTGAAATCATATTCGGTGGATTCTGCTTTCTTGGCAAAAACAAGATAATCGAGTATGTCTTTATGCTTTTTATCGGCAGTAAGATACTTTATTAAGGAGTTGCCCTTATATTCCTTTAATCCCGAATTTTCGAAAGAGCTAATAAACGCAGTCGGATCAGTATTATATTGTATCTCATAAATGTCATCCAAGCTGATATCTTTTGATGTTGCCTTTTGCCATTCGGTAATATTGCGGGTGCGGTCGTTACCCATCGGGTCAGGATTCATATTATAGAATAACGAAGCCGTAGTGTAAACAAAAGGGTTCATCGATTGCATCCATGGCAATTGTGCTTGAAATGTCATAGGTCGATATTCCCATTCAAATTCCCAATAACCACAGGCTTTTAAATTTCCTTGTGTTATAAATAGGCTAATGAGAAGAGCTAGTGTAAATATTTTTGATTTCATCAGTTGGTATATTATTAGTGTCGCCCCATGCAAAAAATGTAATGCGTGAGTACTTATCTGTTTTTATTTCAGAGAGTAAATATTGGGATAATTCTTGTAACTCTTGTTTGGTGAGGGCTTCAATTCTTATTTCATCCCCCGGACGGGCAAAGAAATCGCCTATAACCATTTCTTCATTTAGGCGAAACTTGTTTTCGGCAATTTGACTATATTGTTTATTGTTGGAATAATTTTCGCAGGTTGCATTTCTGATTACTCCTTTGAATTCCTTATTCCGGAAAATTACTCCCCAACTGAATAATGGTAAAGCAATATCAGTTTTCAGTGGATAGCTGACTCCGGATACATATTTCTTGATTTCATCGAGAGTTACTATCGAGTTTTCGATGTCATATTCATTAGCTGCCTGTAAATTGTAGCACATCAATAGAACCCTTTTTACGGGAGGTATGCCTGCCACTGTCGGATTCTTGTATTGCCAAAGACGTAGGGTAGTAGTTATCTCTTTGTCGGGAATGGCAGCTTGCAGCTTTTCGATGAAATAAAAGAATTTATCTTTTGTGCCTTTCGACCAATCGCAATCAATCAGTATCTCTGAATATTTGTTGGCAAAATCTTGAATAGCGAATTGCTCGTTGGTTTGATCTATTCTACTTTTTATTCTTGTCGCCAATGTATCCAATTGTTCCTTTGATGATTTTTCAAATACATTATTCGAGAAAAATATGGCAGGGGTTATATGATTACAAGGTAGAGAGTCTTTACTAGCCAATATGGTACTTATTGGTTTGGCTTGTTTTGAGCCGGCGTCCCATCCCACATCAAAATAGCGGATATACATGTGATCGGCTGTGGTTTGCTTCCATACATTATTATCTTGAGTATCAAATGTAAAAGTTGTCTTCCAATAACAAAAGGAATTTTGCTCGTCAAGACTCCTTTTTTCTGATGAATTACAACTGACAAGTAGTGTGATAATTAATGTGTATAATAAATATTTCAATGCTATAAATCTTTTGTTCAAAGGTATAAAATAAGTAAGATGAACTATTTAATGTCATGCTTAAAAAAATATAACCGGTAGTGATTGTTTTCGGTACTTGAGTAATAGAAAGTCTAATGCACTAGATGATTATTTTGTTAGAAATAGTTGATGTTAGTTTTCTTATTATAAATAAAACCAATCATTAATTATACCTTATCAAAGGGTTTGATATCAGAGTTTTGACATTTTGATAGAAAACAATAGAAGAATATTTGTTTTAAATGGCTGGATATCTTCAACAAATCACTAATTTAGATGTTCAATATTACACAGTAAGAAAATATAATATCAAAACTTATAAAATATGAAAATCGGATTTGTTGGTTTAGGCAAGATGGGTGGCAAAATGGTTGAACGCCTATTGAATCATGGACATGAGGTTGTAGTTTATAACTTAACTTCAAAAGAAGTAGATGAGGCTGTTAGCAAAGGTGCTGTAGCTGCTAAAGACTTGACTGACTTAGTTGGAAAATTAGACGGACGTAAATTGGTGTGGTTGATGGTTCCTGCCGGAAAACCTGTAGAAGAAAACATAGCAGAGCTTGTTTCGCTATTAGGCAAAGATGATATTATTGTTGATGGTGGAAACAGCTACTGGAGAGAAACTGTAGAACGTGGTAAAAAAGTTGCCGAAAAAGGCATTCATTATATAGATTGTGGAACCAGCGGTGGTGTTTGGGGACTTCAAAATGGTTACTGTCTGATGTACGGTGGCGAAAAAGGTGCTTGTGATTTTGCAGAGCCTATTTTCAAATCATTAGCTCCTGAAAACGGATATATCCGTTGCGGAGAAAGTGGTTCGGGACACATGGTGAAAATGGTTCACAATGGTATCGAATACGGAATGATGCAGGCTTATGCCGAAGGTTTCGAAATTATGAAAAAATCTCCATACGATGTTGATTTAGAAAAAATCTCTCGTGTATGGATGCAAGGTTCGGTCGTACGTTCGTGGTTACTTGAGTTGATTGGCAACGCATTGGAAGGAAACGAAGACCTGGCAGGTATTAAACCTTATGTTTCTGATAGCGGTGAAGGTCGTTGGACTGTACAAACTGCTATTGACTTTGATGTACCTGCTCACGCAATTACCGCATCATTGTTTACTCGTTTCGAATCAAGAGAAAACGATTCGTATGCATATAAATTATTGTCTGCCATGAGAAATCAATTTGGCGGTCACGAGATAAAAAAAGACTAAGATCTTTAAAGTAGGGGCGTATTGTATACGCCCGTTTACATAAGTCTGTTTGTTTAAGGGCGTATACAATACGCCCCTACTAAAGAAAAAAGCGAATGAAAAAAATAAAAGATCAGGTCTTGGTGATTTTTGGTGCGTCGGGTGACTTGACATATCGAAAATTAGTTCCGGCTCTTTTCGATCTATATAAGCAAAAATCTTTGCCCGATAATTTTGTTGTGCTGGGTGTTGCACGAAGTTCCTTTACTGATACTTCGTTCAGAGAGAAAATGATTGATGGAATACGTCAGTTTGCAATATCGAAAGATGCTGCCGAAAAAGAGATTGACGCTTTTTCTGAAAAGCTGTTTTATCTGTCGATAAATACGGATGATGGAGCTGAATATTCAAAACTTACATCTCGTCTTAAAGGATTTGATGATGAGAAAGGAACAGATGGCAATTACTTATTCTATCTGTCTACTCCTCCTAACTTGTATCCTTTGATACCTAAGTTTCTGGCTAAAGAGGGTTTGAATGAAAGCAAAGGCAAAATCAGACGTATTGTTATAGAGAAACCGTTTGGTAATGATTTGAAGTCGGCAGTAGAACTTAATAAAAGTCTTTTGAACGATTATGAAGAGCATCAGATCTATCGTATGGATCACTATCTGGGTAAAGAGACAGTGCAAAACTTGCTAGTGACTCGTTTCTCAAATAGTATCTATGAGCCTTTGTGGAATCGGAATTATATTCACCATGTAGAAATTACCGCTGCCGAAAGTATCGGAGTTGAAGGTCGTGGAGGATATTATGATCATTCGGGAGCTATGCGTGATATGATTCAGAATCACTTGTTTCAGTTACTGGCTCTAGTGGCTATGGAACCGCCTACGGTGATTGAATCGGATGCTATCAGAAATGAAAAGCTGAAAGTCTTTCAAGCTATGCGTCCATTGAGTCAGCTTGATATTCAAAATAATGTAATAAGAGGTCAATATACGGCAGCAAACGTTAAACGTGTTCCTCAGAAAGGATATAGAGAAGAAACGGGAGTTAATCCCAATTCTCGTACCGAAACCTATGTAGCCATGAAGATGTTTGTTGATAACTGGCGTTGGGGTGGTGTGCCTTTTTATCTTCGTACAGGGAAGCGTTTGCCTACCCGTGTGTCGGAAATAGTTATACATTTCAAACCAACTCCACTTAACTTGTTTGTTGACAACAAAGAATATTGCAGTGATGGAAATGTATTGGTAATACGCATACATCCAGATGAGGGCATCTTATTGAAAACAGGTATGAAAGTTCCGGGAAATGGTTACAGGGTAAAAGAGGTGAATATGGATTTCCACTATTCGCAACTACAAGATACCTATGTTCCGGGAGCATACGAACGCTTGTTGCTAGATGCCATGTTGGGTGACTCTACTCTATACACACGTGGCGATGCTTTGGAATTTGCATGGAAGTTTGTTCAACCGATACTCGATTATTGGGAAGCAAATCCGGATGCTCCATTGTATGGATATCCCTGCGGATCGTGGGGGCCTGCATGTGCCGATGGTTTGATCGAGGGTGAAAATATGACATGGAGATATCCGTGTAAAAATCTGTCAGACGACGGTATATATTGTGAATTATAGGTCTTAGGCTATTTACTTACCAAAGCAATAAATAGCTCTGTGAACTTGGATATTATCAATTACTATGATTATGGATAAGAAGATTAATATATACAAAGATGTCGAAGCCCTCAGTGAGGGCTTTACGTCGTTATTAAAAGAAGAGTTATCGAAACGTGAGATCGTGAATATTTCACTTTCGGGAGGCTCTACCCCTAAAGCTCTTTTCAATTATTGGGTCGCCAATTACTCTGAGTCTATTGATTGGAACAGAATTGCATTTTTCTGGGGGGATGAGCGTTGTGTACGCCCTACGGACGAAATGAGTAATTTCGGGATGACTAAAAGTTTGTTGTTTGATAAAATTCCGACAATAGATAAAAAGAAGATTCATCGTATACATGGCGAAAATGAGTCTAAAGAAGAAGTACAATGGTATACGTCTATCATGGATAAATACTTACCTAAAGAAAACAATCTTCCGACTTTTGATATTATGATGCTTGGTATGGGCGATGATGGTCACACAGTATCTATATTTCCCCATCAGATAGAGCTGTGGAATGCTGAGGCTGATTGTGTAA encodes:
- a CDS encoding MBOAT family protein, whose protein sequence is MLFNSAGFAVFFIFVFSLYWFVFNKSLKWQNIFLAVCSYFFYGCWDWRFMFLLGFSTFLDYFSGLKIFESNTASKKKFWLILSVGLNLGFLGFFKYYNFFIESFAELLSSVGFTPHMTTLNIILPVGISFYTFHGLSYVFDIYFGKIKPTRNWIDYSLFVSFFPLLVAGPIERATHLLPQVEKPRVFNYSKAVDGLRQILWGLFKKVVVADNCAELANTIFNNHQHYSGSTLVLGAMLFAIQIYGDFSGYSDIALGTARLLGFELLQNFRFPYFSRDIAEFWRRWHISLSSWFRDYLYFPLGGSRGGMAKTIRNTFIIFLVSGFWHGANWTFLAWGGLNALFIMPSIIFKTNRRNLDTVAQGRMLPSIREFCQLILTFCLASFAWIFFRAESITDAFMYIKEIFSATLFQSPDVISGKVIAIVGVFMLIEWLGRENKYALEKLTLKWKRPLSWAFYYLIILAILCFTGSEQQFIYFQF
- the gpmA gene encoding 2,3-diphosphoglycerate-dependent phosphoglycerate mutase; the protein is MKKVVLIRHGESVWNLENRFTGWTDVDLTENGVKEAIKAGKLLKEKGFKFEKAYTSYLKRANKTLNTILDQMDLDWIPVEKSWRLNEKHYGMLQGLNKAETAEKYGDEQVLIWRRSYDVPPTALAADDPRSPYLDPRYKDVDKKDLPLTEALKDTVERILPYWNDTIFQALKDHDEIIVAAHGNSLRGIIKHLKGISDEDIVSLNLPTAVPYLFEFDDNLKLVNDEFLGDPEEIKALMDAVANQGKKK
- the gnd gene encoding phosphogluconate dehydrogenase (NAD(+)-dependent, decarboxylating), with amino-acid sequence MKIGFVGLGKMGGKMVERLLNHGHEVVVYNLTSKEVDEAVSKGAVAAKDLTDLVGKLDGRKLVWLMVPAGKPVEENIAELVSLLGKDDIIVDGGNSYWRETVERGKKVAEKGIHYIDCGTSGGVWGLQNGYCLMYGGEKGACDFAEPIFKSLAPENGYIRCGESGSGHMVKMVHNGIEYGMMQAYAEGFEIMKKSPYDVDLEKISRVWMQGSVVRSWLLELIGNALEGNEDLAGIKPYVSDSGEGRWTVQTAIDFDVPAHAITASLFTRFESRENDSYAYKLLSAMRNQFGGHEIKKD
- the zwf gene encoding glucose-6-phosphate dehydrogenase, whose amino-acid sequence is MKKIKDQVLVIFGASGDLTYRKLVPALFDLYKQKSLPDNFVVLGVARSSFTDTSFREKMIDGIRQFAISKDAAEKEIDAFSEKLFYLSINTDDGAEYSKLTSRLKGFDDEKGTDGNYLFYLSTPPNLYPLIPKFLAKEGLNESKGKIRRIVIEKPFGNDLKSAVELNKSLLNDYEEHQIYRMDHYLGKETVQNLLVTRFSNSIYEPLWNRNYIHHVEITAAESIGVEGRGGYYDHSGAMRDMIQNHLFQLLALVAMEPPTVIESDAIRNEKLKVFQAMRPLSQLDIQNNVIRGQYTAANVKRVPQKGYREETGVNPNSRTETYVAMKMFVDNWRWGGVPFYLRTGKRLPTRVSEIVIHFKPTPLNLFVDNKEYCSDGNVLVIRIHPDEGILLKTGMKVPGNGYRVKEVNMDFHYSQLQDTYVPGAYERLLLDAMLGDSTLYTRGDALEFAWKFVQPILDYWEANPDAPLYGYPCGSWGPACADGLIEGENMTWRYPCKNLSDDGIYCEL
- the pgl gene encoding 6-phosphogluconolactonase; its protein translation is MDKKINIYKDVEALSEGFTSLLKEELSKREIVNISLSGGSTPKALFNYWVANYSESIDWNRIAFFWGDERCVRPTDEMSNFGMTKSLLFDKIPTIDKKKIHRIHGENESKEEVQWYTSIMDKYLPKENNLPTFDIMMLGMGDDGHTVSIFPHQIELWNAEADCVTAQHPETGMERISLTGRIVNNARNIVFLVTGKNKAEKVKQIVEEREAFVDTYPAAKVNPVNGKLFWMLDEEAASLL